A stretch of Streptomyces vietnamensis DNA encodes these proteins:
- a CDS encoding aminotransferase class I/II-fold pyridoxal phosphate-dependent enzyme: MDQSRTPVLDALAAYHEAGQTPFTPPGHKQGRGADPRVRAVLGEAVFRSDVLATSGLDDRTSSQGIIEEAQALMAEAVGADHAFFSTCGSSLSVKSAMLSVAGPHEELVVGRDAHKSVVSGLILSGIRPVWVDPQWDADRHLAHPPSAAAFERALTEHPDARGALVTTPTPYGTCSDLAAIAEVCHRHGVPLVVDEAWGAHLPFHPDLPTWAMDAGADVCVTSVHKMGSGLEQSSVFHLQGDLVAPEVLKSREDLLGTTSPSVLVYAALDGWRRQMVEHGKSLYDDALLLADRVRGRISRIDGLHVHDRADFCGPGKASDLDPLQIIIDISAWQVTGYRAADWLRRNHRVNLHVSDHRRISAQLTHADDDRTADILLAALSDLARHAPRLRTGQPVYLPSPGELRLEQAALPRDAFFGRTEQVPWERARGRIAAEMLTPYPPGIPAALPGERLTTDVLRYLRTGVEAGMVVPDAVDTSMTTVRVLCDEG, from the coding sequence ATGGATCAGTCGAGGACGCCCGTACTGGACGCACTGGCCGCCTACCACGAGGCCGGCCAGACGCCGTTCACCCCGCCGGGACACAAACAGGGACGCGGCGCGGACCCGCGGGTCCGCGCCGTGCTCGGAGAGGCCGTCTTCCGCTCGGACGTCCTGGCCACCAGCGGCCTGGACGACCGCACCTCCTCCCAGGGGATCATCGAGGAGGCGCAGGCGCTCATGGCCGAGGCCGTCGGCGCCGACCACGCCTTCTTCTCCACCTGCGGCAGCTCGCTGTCCGTCAAGTCCGCCATGCTCTCGGTCGCCGGCCCGCACGAGGAGCTGGTGGTCGGTCGGGACGCCCACAAATCGGTGGTCTCGGGACTGATCCTGTCGGGCATCCGGCCCGTCTGGGTCGACCCGCAGTGGGACGCCGACCGCCATCTGGCCCACCCTCCGTCCGCGGCGGCCTTCGAGCGCGCGCTGACGGAGCACCCCGACGCGCGCGGTGCGCTGGTCACCACCCCCACCCCCTACGGGACCTGCTCGGACCTCGCCGCCATCGCCGAGGTCTGCCACCGGCACGGCGTCCCCCTCGTCGTCGACGAGGCATGGGGTGCCCACCTGCCCTTCCACCCGGACCTGCCGACCTGGGCGATGGACGCCGGCGCGGACGTGTGCGTCACTTCGGTGCACAAGATGGGCTCCGGGCTCGAACAGAGCTCGGTCTTCCACCTCCAGGGCGACCTCGTCGCCCCCGAAGTGCTGAAAAGCCGTGAGGATCTGCTGGGAACCACCAGCCCCTCCGTCCTCGTCTACGCGGCCCTCGACGGATGGCGGCGCCAGATGGTCGAGCACGGCAAGTCCCTGTACGACGACGCCCTCCTCCTCGCCGACCGGGTCCGCGGCCGCATCTCCCGCATCGACGGCCTCCACGTCCACGACCGCGCCGACTTCTGCGGCCCCGGAAAGGCCTCCGACCTGGACCCCCTCCAGATCATCATCGACATCAGCGCCTGGCAGGTCACCGGCTACCGCGCCGCCGACTGGCTGCGCCGGAACCACCGCGTCAACCTCCACGTCTCCGACCACCGCCGGATCAGCGCCCAGCTCACCCACGCCGACGACGACCGCACCGCCGACATCCTGCTCGCCGCGCTCTCGGACCTCGCCCGCCACGCGCCCCGACTGCGCACCGGACAGCCGGTGTACCTTCCCTCACCCGGCGAACTCCGCCTGGAGCAGGCGGCCCTGCCGCGGGACGCCTTCTTCGGACGCACCGAACAAGTCCCGTGGGAGCGGGCCCGAGGACGCATCGCCGCCGAGATGCTCACCCCGTACCCGCCGGGCATCCCGGCCGCGCTGCCCGGTGAACGTCTCACCACGGACGTCCTGCGCTATCTCCGCACCGGAGTCGAGGCCGGCATGGTCGTACCCGATGCCGTCGACACCAGCATGACGACCGTCAGGGTCCTGTGCGACGAGGGCTGA
- a CDS encoding phytoene desaturase family protein — protein MPTPDAVVIGAGPNGLVAANLLADAGWQVVVLEAQDRPGGAVRSDRGVHPDYVHDLFSAFYPLAAASPVIRGLALERYGLRWSRAPAVVGHPLRDGRCAVLGSHPDDTAASLARFHADDARSWHHLHRLWQRYGDDLVGCLFAPFPPVRSGLRLAARTGIAEGLRLFRDMLLPARRFGEEHFAGEGGPLLIAGNALHADLAPESALGGGFGWLMCMLGQTHGFPVPVGGAGSLTDALVRRLLARGATLHCGHPVTRVVIRDGRAVAVRTADGTEVPARRAVLADVPAPVLYERLVGEDHLPVRLRADLHRFQWDLATVKIDWALSRPIPWTSEGAHGAGTVHIAEGLDALTRFAAQLAMGQVPDVPFTVLGQMTTADPTRSPVGTESAWGYTHVPQRIRSDAGDDAIRGSWSAREKEAIAARVEAGIEFLAPGFRSTITARRILAPPDLERLNPALVGGAVNQGTTQLHQQLLFRPLPGTGRPRTAVRGLYLASATAHPGGGVHGAPGANAARAALRALRVPRGGSHRSTA, from the coding sequence GTGCCCACGCCTGACGCCGTCGTCATCGGGGCCGGCCCCAACGGCCTGGTGGCCGCCAACCTCCTCGCCGACGCCGGCTGGCAGGTCGTGGTCCTCGAGGCGCAGGACCGGCCCGGCGGTGCGGTGCGCAGCGACCGGGGCGTCCATCCCGATTACGTCCACGACCTGTTCAGCGCCTTCTACCCGCTGGCCGCCGCCTCCCCCGTCATCCGGGGCCTCGCCCTGGAGCGGTACGGGCTGCGGTGGAGCCGCGCCCCGGCCGTCGTCGGACACCCGCTGAGGGACGGACGCTGCGCGGTCCTCGGCAGCCACCCGGACGACACCGCCGCTTCCCTGGCCCGCTTCCACGCCGACGACGCACGTTCCTGGCACCACCTGCACCGCCTCTGGCAGCGCTACGGAGACGATCTCGTCGGCTGCCTGTTCGCCCCCTTCCCGCCCGTGCGGTCCGGACTGCGGCTCGCCGCCCGCACCGGCATCGCCGAAGGGCTGCGGCTCTTCCGCGACATGCTCCTGCCCGCCCGCCGCTTCGGCGAGGAGCACTTCGCCGGCGAGGGCGGCCCGCTCCTGATCGCGGGCAACGCCCTGCACGCGGACCTGGCACCGGAATCCGCGCTGGGCGGCGGGTTCGGCTGGCTGATGTGCATGCTCGGACAGACCCACGGCTTCCCCGTCCCGGTCGGGGGCGCCGGCAGCCTCACCGACGCACTCGTACGCCGACTGCTGGCACGCGGGGCGACGCTCCACTGCGGGCACCCGGTGACCCGGGTCGTCATACGCGACGGCCGCGCGGTCGCGGTCCGCACCGCCGACGGCACGGAGGTACCCGCCCGGCGCGCCGTACTCGCCGACGTCCCCGCTCCCGTGCTGTACGAGCGGCTGGTCGGCGAAGACCACCTGCCGGTCCGGCTCCGCGCCGACCTGCACCGCTTCCAGTGGGACCTGGCCACCGTCAAGATCGACTGGGCGCTGTCCCGGCCGATCCCCTGGACCAGCGAGGGAGCGCACGGCGCCGGGACCGTCCACATCGCCGAGGGCCTCGACGCCCTCACCCGCTTCGCCGCCCAGCTGGCCATGGGACAGGTCCCGGACGTGCCGTTCACCGTTCTGGGCCAGATGACCACCGCCGACCCCACCCGCTCCCCCGTCGGCACCGAGTCGGCGTGGGGCTACACCCACGTGCCCCAGCGCATCCGCTCCGACGCCGGAGACGACGCGATCCGCGGCTCCTGGAGCGCCCGGGAGAAGGAGGCGATCGCCGCCCGGGTCGAAGCCGGCATCGAATTCCTGGCCCCGGGTTTCCGCTCCACGATCACCGCCCGCCGCATCCTCGCCCCGCCCGATCTGGAACGCCTCAACCCCGCCCTGGTGGGCGGCGCCGTGAACCAGGGCACCACCCAGCTCCACCAGCAGCTCCTCTTCCGCCCTCTGCCCGGCACCGGCCGCCCCCGCACAGCCGTCCGCGGCCTCTACCTCGCGTCCGCCACCGCCCACCCCGGCGGCGGTGTCCACGGCGCCCCGGGGGCCAACGCGGCCCGGGCAGCCCTACGAGCCCTCCGCGTCCCGCGCGGCGGGTCCCACCGCTCGACCGCGTAA
- a CDS encoding SRPBCC family protein — MAQWHRLMHATPQEVWSVLSDPRQYGRWVVGAHRSWPQGGGWPAEGAELGYALRVGPWTYRGSTVSRRCEPPHRLELEAKSGVGSARIAFRIDPWGEDTLVVMDEHPLAGPAAGWHNAVVDALLRWRHRSVLARLSEVVESAAKAEARAHA; from the coding sequence ATGGCACAGTGGCACCGTCTCATGCACGCCACGCCCCAGGAGGTCTGGTCCGTCCTGAGCGATCCGCGCCAGTACGGCCGCTGGGTCGTGGGCGCTCACCGATCCTGGCCTCAGGGCGGCGGATGGCCCGCCGAGGGCGCCGAGCTGGGCTACGCCCTCAGAGTCGGCCCGTGGACGTACCGCGGCAGCACCGTCTCCCGGCGCTGCGAACCGCCGCACCGGCTCGAACTGGAGGCCAAGAGCGGTGTCGGCAGCGCCAGGATCGCCTTCCGGATCGACCCCTGGGGCGAAGACACTCTGGTCGTGATGGACGAGCATCCTCTGGCGGGTCCGGCAGCCGGCTGGCACAACGCGGTGGTGGACGCCCTGCTGCGCTGGCGCCACCGGAGCGTGCTCGCCCGGCTGAGCGAGGTCGTCGAGTCCGCGGCGAAGGCCGAGGCCCGTGCCCACGCCTGA
- a CDS encoding SDR family NAD(P)-dependent oxidoreductase has product MVTGASSGIGRATALAFAKRGARVVLAARSAGALEQVARQCAGAHPRAEAAWACADVSDEEAMVHIAQTAVARFGRIDVWVNAVGIGVLGTVEQVPVADMGRVWDVNVLAPVRGARAALPYMRDQGRGVLITISSVLGGAVQAPYMGAYAASKAALVSLDETLRQELALTGGRGIAVCTVLPAGVDTPFYSHMGNRSRRRLKSLPPTTTPERVARVVVRTAARPRRRVWVGPGARLLPWAHTVAPRLVERAVALRTEHGYLDAADTAPVTTGVLYKACDGTAAVRGGAHASLWTRGRRAAMAAVTGAVGAVGARSVLRAGPDSPPTTSFRTRGLPFRRRS; this is encoded by the coding sequence GTGGTGACAGGTGCGTCCAGCGGGATCGGTCGGGCCACCGCGCTGGCCTTCGCCAAGCGTGGTGCGAGGGTCGTGCTGGCTGCCCGCAGCGCCGGAGCACTGGAGCAGGTGGCACGGCAGTGTGCCGGCGCGCATCCCCGGGCAGAAGCCGCGTGGGCCTGTGCGGACGTCTCGGACGAGGAGGCCATGGTGCACATCGCGCAGACGGCCGTCGCCCGGTTCGGTCGCATCGACGTCTGGGTGAACGCGGTCGGCATCGGCGTTCTCGGCACTGTCGAGCAGGTGCCGGTCGCCGACATGGGTCGGGTATGGGACGTGAACGTACTGGCCCCCGTGAGGGGCGCCCGCGCCGCGCTCCCGTACATGCGGGACCAGGGCCGTGGCGTGCTGATCACCATCTCCTCCGTCCTCGGAGGTGCCGTCCAGGCCCCGTACATGGGCGCCTACGCCGCCTCCAAGGCCGCCCTCGTCAGCCTGGACGAGACCCTGCGCCAGGAACTGGCCCTGACCGGAGGCCGGGGCATCGCCGTCTGCACCGTGCTGCCCGCCGGCGTCGACACCCCGTTCTACTCCCACATGGGCAACCGCTCCCGGCGCCGCCTGAAGTCCCTGCCCCCGACAACCACCCCCGAGCGCGTGGCGCGCGTGGTCGTCCGTACCGCCGCGCGCCCTCGACGGCGGGTCTGGGTGGGACCGGGAGCCCGGCTGCTGCCGTGGGCCCACACGGTCGCTCCCAGGCTCGTGGAACGGGCCGTCGCCTTGCGCACCGAGCACGGCTACCTCGACGCCGCCGATACGGCACCGGTCACCACCGGCGTGTTGTACAAGGCGTGCGACGGCACCGCCGCGGTCCGCGGTGGGGCGCATGCCTCGCTGTGGACGCGGGGGCGCCGAGCCGCCATGGCCGCCGTGACGGGGGCGGTGGGAGCCGTCGGTGCCCGCTCGGTGCTCCGTGCCGGGCCGGACAGCCCGCCCACCACATCGTTCCGCACCAGAGGTCTTCCGTTCCGGAGGAGGTCGTAG
- a CDS encoding DUF6480 family protein — MTRAPGPRVRHDGAGSGEQRGMTTNNPDPDPDRTTGLTEGGAVPAGETPPAESGTGTGTGPHRPLKRGWAGGPLAVIIGVVVLVALFFLVYGIVLAL, encoded by the coding sequence ATGACGAGGGCCCCCGGGCCGCGAGTACGGCATGACGGTGCCGGATCGGGGGAGCAGCGGGGTATGACTACCAACAATCCAGACCCAGACCCGGACCGTACTACCGGCTTGACCGAGGGCGGCGCCGTACCCGCCGGTGAGACACCACCGGCAGAATCCGGCACCGGGACGGGCACGGGCCCTCACAGGCCGTTGAAACGCGGCTGGGCGGGCGGCCCGCTGGCCGTCATCATCGGCGTGGTCGTCCTCGTGGCGCTGTTCTTCCTGGTGTACGGCATCGTCCTGGCGCTCTAG
- a CDS encoding SDR family oxidoreductase, translated as MPSDEQAPLTDPVRLHPRPPFPEQDQDHPGSTEAMDPRPDHGEDSYRGNGLLRGRKALVTGGDSGIGRAVCLAFAREGADVGFTHLPEEADEAEETARLIRQAGRTAVAVACDIRHEDECTALVDRTVAELGGIDLLVNNAAYQMAQPDGIEAITTEQFDRVMKTNLYGMFWLTKAALAHLPRGSCVINTASVQGYQPSPHLLDYAMTKSAIISFTHGLAQMLAERGIRANAVAPGPVWTPLIPATMPDPTKFGEQSPLGRPAQPAEMAPAYVFLASGQASYITGEIVNATGGTPLP; from the coding sequence ATGCCCTCCGACGAACAGGCCCCCCTCACAGACCCTGTGCGGCTCCACCCCCGTCCGCCCTTCCCCGAGCAGGACCAGGACCACCCCGGTTCGACCGAGGCGATGGATCCCCGCCCCGACCACGGCGAGGACAGCTACCGCGGCAACGGTCTGCTGCGCGGTCGCAAGGCACTCGTCACCGGAGGGGACTCCGGGATCGGCCGGGCCGTCTGCCTGGCCTTCGCCCGGGAAGGCGCCGACGTCGGCTTCACCCACCTGCCCGAAGAAGCCGACGAGGCCGAAGAGACCGCCCGCCTGATCCGACAGGCCGGCCGCACGGCGGTGGCGGTCGCCTGCGACATCCGCCACGAGGACGAGTGCACCGCCCTCGTCGACCGGACGGTGGCCGAGCTGGGCGGCATCGACCTGCTCGTCAACAACGCCGCCTACCAGATGGCCCAACCGGACGGCATCGAGGCGATCACCACCGAGCAGTTCGACCGGGTGATGAAGACCAACCTGTACGGGATGTTCTGGCTCACCAAGGCCGCGCTGGCCCACCTGCCGCGCGGGAGCTGCGTGATCAACACGGCTTCCGTGCAGGGCTACCAACCCAGCCCGCACCTGCTCGACTACGCCATGACCAAGTCCGCGATCATCTCCTTCACCCACGGCCTCGCCCAGATGCTGGCCGAGCGGGGGATCCGGGCCAACGCCGTGGCGCCGGGACCGGTGTGGACCCCGCTGATCCCCGCGACGATGCCCGACCCGACGAAGTTCGGCGAGCAGTCGCCGCTGGGCCGGCCCGCACAGCCGGCCGAGATGGCACCCGCGTACGTCTTCCTCGCCTCCGGCCAGGCCTCCTACATCACCGGCGAGATCGTCAACGCCACCGGCGGAACCCCTCTGCCGTGA
- a CDS encoding flavodoxin family protein: MGTTTETTPLRAVALVCTLSPSPKPSSSQLLAEQTMAALAEHGVTGKVIRIADHDVKPGVAVDMGDGDAWPGIRDTVLGCDILVLSTPIWLGHPSSLAQRVLERLDAELGESDDQGRMLTYGKAAAVCVVGNEDGAHHVGAELFQGLNDVGFSLAPNAVTYWVGEAMQATDYQDLDKTPEKTAETTRTLAANTAHLARRLKAAPYPPSS; encoded by the coding sequence ATGGGCACCACCACAGAAACCACACCGCTGCGCGCTGTGGCCCTGGTCTGCACGCTCTCGCCGTCGCCGAAGCCGTCCAGCTCGCAGTTGCTGGCCGAGCAGACCATGGCCGCCCTCGCCGAGCACGGCGTCACCGGAAAGGTGATCCGGATCGCCGACCACGACGTCAAACCGGGCGTCGCGGTCGACATGGGCGACGGCGACGCCTGGCCGGGGATCCGCGACACCGTCCTGGGCTGCGACATCCTGGTCCTGTCCACGCCCATCTGGCTCGGCCACCCCTCCAGCCTCGCCCAGCGCGTCCTGGAGCGCCTCGACGCCGAACTCGGCGAGAGCGACGACCAAGGCCGCATGCTCACCTACGGCAAGGCCGCCGCGGTCTGCGTCGTCGGCAACGAGGACGGCGCCCACCACGTCGGCGCCGAACTCTTCCAGGGCCTGAACGACGTCGGCTTCTCCCTCGCCCCGAACGCCGTCACCTACTGGGTCGGCGAAGCCATGCAGGCCACCGACTACCAGGACCTCGACAAGACCCCCGAGAAGACCGCCGAGACGACCAGGACCCTGGCCGCGAACACCGCGCACCTGGCGCGCCGGCTCAAGGCGGCCCCCTACCCGCCCTCTTCCTGA
- a CDS encoding hemerythrin domain-containing protein yields the protein MDAIVLLREDHKTVEKLFKRFEKTSDDDTAERRRIADEVIEELTVHAWIEEKFFYPAAREAAPDTTDHILESIEEHHAVVWMLSEIKGMDPGDERFKAKMTVLMEQVRHHVEEEEQDWFPEVRKAMGRNRLTELGGELEAGKKEAPRDPLAVPSADAK from the coding sequence ATGGACGCGATCGTGCTGCTGCGCGAGGACCACAAGACCGTCGAGAAACTGTTCAAGCGGTTCGAGAAGACCTCCGACGACGACACGGCCGAACGTCGCCGCATCGCCGACGAGGTGATCGAAGAGCTCACCGTCCACGCCTGGATCGAGGAGAAGTTCTTCTACCCCGCTGCCCGGGAAGCCGCACCGGACACGACGGACCACATCCTGGAAAGCATCGAGGAACACCACGCGGTGGTGTGGATGCTGTCGGAGATCAAGGGCATGGACCCGGGCGACGAACGCTTCAAAGCGAAGATGACCGTGCTGATGGAACAAGTCCGCCACCACGTCGAGGAAGAGGAGCAGGACTGGTTCCCAGAGGTCCGAAAGGCGATGGGCCGCAACAGGCTCACAGAGCTCGGCGGTGAGCTGGAGGCCGGGAAGAAGGAGGCACCGCGCGATCCGCTGGCCGTTCCCAGCGCCGATGCGAAGTGA
- a CDS encoding jacalin-like lectin, with the protein MRRLLACLTAAAAALAGLTATAPPATAADSGTFRVLTYNVAGLPDSISSAPTPREPATTEIGRRIEPYDIVHVQEDFNHHARLYAADTAHPYRTPTSGGAGIGSGLNTLSKTPYDADDFERVRWNSCQYDSGDCLTPKGFTFARQRLAEGVYVDFYDLHTNAGTNAGDLAARADNLNQLTAFITTHSAGNAVVVMGDTNTRYTRAGDTIAEFAAANGLTDAWVELIRGGTPPAKGSEPLVCDQSRPTVPNTCEVVDKVLYRGSGLVSLDATSYDNEHAAFLTGDGLMLSDHDPVTVGFSWSRNPDFRLSEQFGGPHGDHFNDIDSVAAGARATTITLSADSRVDRLAVTLDNGTTLTHGGAGGTTASLTLGSGEYVMTAHLCRAQKDGRTRIFHARFTTNLGRTLAGGTPTSDCVTHTAPPGWQITGFHGRSGDEIDKIGFIQTRR; encoded by the coding sequence ATGCGCCGACTCCTCGCCTGCCTGACGGCGGCGGCAGCCGCACTCGCCGGACTCACCGCGACGGCGCCACCGGCGACGGCCGCCGACTCGGGCACGTTCCGCGTGCTCACCTACAACGTCGCCGGGCTGCCCGACAGCATCTCCAGCGCGCCGACGCCCCGCGAGCCCGCCACGACCGAGATCGGCCGACGGATCGAGCCGTACGACATCGTCCACGTCCAGGAGGACTTCAACCACCACGCCCGCCTCTACGCCGCCGACACCGCCCACCCGTACCGCACCCCCACCAGCGGCGGGGCGGGCATCGGCAGCGGCCTCAACACGCTGTCGAAGACCCCCTACGACGCGGACGACTTCGAGCGGGTCCGCTGGAACTCCTGCCAGTACGACTCCGGCGACTGCCTGACCCCCAAGGGCTTCACCTTCGCCCGGCAGCGCCTCGCCGAGGGCGTGTACGTCGACTTCTACGACCTCCACACCAACGCGGGCACGAACGCCGGGGACCTGGCGGCACGCGCCGACAACCTGAACCAACTCACCGCCTTCATCACGACCCACTCGGCGGGCAACGCGGTCGTCGTCATGGGCGACACCAACACCCGCTACACCCGCGCCGGCGACACCATCGCCGAGTTCGCCGCCGCCAACGGCCTGACCGACGCCTGGGTCGAGCTCATCCGCGGCGGCACCCCGCCCGCCAAGGGCAGCGAGCCCCTCGTCTGCGACCAGTCCCGGCCGACCGTGCCCAACACCTGCGAGGTCGTCGACAAGGTCCTCTACCGCGGCAGCGGACTCGTCTCCCTGGACGCCACCTCCTACGACAACGAGCACGCCGCGTTCCTCACCGGCGACGGACTCATGCTCTCCGACCACGACCCGGTCACGGTGGGATTCTCCTGGTCACGCAACCCGGACTTCCGACTGAGCGAGCAGTTCGGCGGACCGCACGGCGACCACTTCAACGACATCGACAGCGTCGCCGCCGGCGCCCGCGCCACCACCATCACCCTGAGCGCCGACTCCCGGGTCGACCGGCTGGCCGTCACCCTGGACAACGGCACGACACTCACCCACGGCGGCGCCGGAGGCACCACGGCCTCCCTCACCCTCGGCAGCGGCGAGTACGTCATGACCGCGCACTTGTGCCGGGCCCAGAAGGACGGCCGCACCCGGATCTTCCACGCCAGGTTCACCACGAACCTCGGCCGCACCCTCGCAGGCGGCACGCCGACCTCCGACTGCGTCACCCATACCGCCCCTCCCGGCTGGCAGATCACCGGCTTCCACGGCCGCTCGGGCGACGAGATCGACAAGATCGGCTTCATCCAGACCCGCCGCTGA
- a CDS encoding glycoside hydrolase family 9 protein: MPPSRPLRLSAALLTGTLLLGGLATAPAAVGAPAATAATTAVRVNQVGYLPDGPKRATIVTTATQALSWQLRNASGALVASGSTVPRGADTPSGQSVQVADFSSYRSTGSGYVLSVDGAGSAPFDIRADLYDTLRSDSMAFFHHQRSGIAIDAALVGSAYARPAGHLGVAPNQGDTSVPCQATVCDYRQDVRGGWYDAGDQGKYVVNGGISTWLLVNSFERAERAGRDAALGDSTLRVPERGNGMPDVLDEARWELDFLMRMQVSEGRPYAGMAFHKVHDAAWTGMPLRPDQDAQPRELHRPSTAATLNLAAAAAQCARVFRPYDSAYADRCLSAARRAWTAAQANPALYAPASDSTGGGAYEDTRVTDEFYWAAAELYATTGESTYRDAVTASPWHTSADAFSPYGFGWADTAALGRLVLATVPNGLPASDLDRIKASVTAAADGYLSRMAAQGYAVPVPADGYFWGSNGELADDAIVMAVAGELTGDGRYRAGALETMDYLLGRNALGVSYVTGHGETSSQNQHHRFWAHQLDATLPHPPAGSLAGGPDSALQDPVAQEKLTGCAPAACYIDDIGSYSTNEVAVNWNAPLAWLAAYAAERTSTGGEPPTTACAVTYTVNNVWNTGFTVTVTVKNTGPTAVDGWQLAWAYPGGQRLTSAWNATVTQNGTAVSARDADWNRAIAPGASANFGVQGTHTGSNSSPTAFTLNGSACA, encoded by the coding sequence ATGCCACCCTCTCGCCCGTTACGTCTCTCCGCCGCCCTGCTGACGGGCACCCTCCTCCTCGGCGGTCTCGCGACCGCACCGGCCGCCGTCGGCGCCCCCGCCGCCACGGCGGCGACCACGGCCGTACGCGTCAACCAGGTCGGCTACCTGCCCGACGGACCCAAGCGCGCCACCATCGTCACCACGGCGACGCAGGCGCTCTCCTGGCAGCTGCGGAACGCGTCCGGCGCCTTGGTCGCCTCCGGATCGACCGTCCCGCGCGGCGCGGACACCCCCTCCGGGCAGTCCGTCCAGGTGGCCGACTTCTCCTCGTACCGGAGCACGGGGTCGGGATACGTGCTGTCCGTGGACGGCGCCGGCAGCGCACCCTTCGACATCCGCGCCGACCTCTACGACACCTTGCGTTCCGACTCGATGGCGTTCTTCCACCACCAGCGCAGCGGCATCGCGATCGACGCCGCCCTGGTGGGTTCCGCCTACGCACGCCCGGCCGGACACCTCGGCGTCGCGCCCAACCAGGGCGACACCTCCGTACCGTGCCAGGCCACCGTGTGCGACTACAGACAGGACGTCAGGGGCGGCTGGTACGACGCGGGCGACCAGGGCAAGTACGTGGTCAACGGCGGCATCTCCACCTGGCTGCTCGTCAACTCCTTCGAGCGGGCCGAGCGGGCCGGCAGGGATGCCGCGCTGGGCGACTCGACCCTGCGCGTCCCCGAACGCGGCAACGGAATGCCCGACGTCCTCGACGAGGCGCGGTGGGAGCTCGACTTCCTGATGCGCATGCAGGTGTCCGAAGGAAGGCCGTACGCGGGCATGGCCTTCCACAAGGTCCACGACGCGGCCTGGACCGGCATGCCGCTGCGTCCCGACCAGGACGCGCAGCCCCGCGAGCTGCACCGGCCGTCCACGGCGGCGACCCTCAACCTCGCGGCGGCCGCCGCGCAGTGCGCCCGGGTCTTCCGTCCGTACGACTCCGCGTACGCCGACCGGTGCCTGTCGGCCGCCCGCCGGGCCTGGACCGCGGCCCAGGCCAATCCCGCCCTGTACGCGCCGGCTTCGGACAGCACGGGCGGCGGCGCCTACGAGGACACGCGGGTCACCGACGAGTTCTACTGGGCGGCCGCCGAGCTGTACGCGACGACCGGCGAGAGCACCTACCGGGACGCGGTCACCGCCTCGCCCTGGCACACCTCCGCCGACGCCTTCAGTCCGTACGGCTTCGGCTGGGCGGACACGGCCGCGCTCGGCCGGCTCGTCCTGGCCACCGTCCCCAACGGCCTGCCCGCGTCCGACCTGGACCGGATCAAGGCCTCGGTGACGGCAGCCGCCGACGGCTATCTGTCCAGGATGGCAGCCCAGGGCTACGCCGTGCCCGTCCCGGCGGACGGATACTTCTGGGGCTCGAACGGCGAGCTCGCCGACGACGCGATCGTCATGGCCGTCGCCGGCGAGCTGACGGGCGACGGGCGCTACCGCGCCGGCGCGCTGGAGACCATGGACTACCTGCTCGGCCGCAACGCCCTCGGCGTGTCGTACGTGACCGGCCACGGCGAGACGTCCTCGCAGAACCAGCACCACCGCTTCTGGGCCCACCAGTTGGACGCCACCCTGCCCCACCCTCCGGCCGGGTCGCTCGCGGGCGGTCCCGACAGCGCGCTCCAGGACCCCGTCGCGCAGGAGAAGCTGACCGGCTGCGCGCCCGCCGCCTGCTACATCGACGACATCGGCTCGTACTCGACCAACGAGGTGGCGGTCAACTGGAACGCCCCGCTGGCCTGGCTCGCCGCCTATGCCGCCGAGCGAACCTCCACCGGCGGCGAACCGCCCACCACCGCCTGCGCGGTGACGTACACGGTGAACAACGTCTGGAACACCGGCTTCACCGTGACCGTCACCGTCAAGAACACCGGCCCGACGGCCGTGGACGGCTGGCAGCTGGCCTGGGCCTACCCGGGCGGCCAGCGCCTCACGAGCGCCTGGAACGCCACCGTCACCCAGAACGGCACCGCCGTCAGCGCCCGCGACGCCGACTGGAACCGGGCGATCGCCCCCGGTGCGAGCGCGAACTTCGGAGTACAGGGCACCCACACAGGCTCGAATTCCTCCCCCACGGCCTTCACGCTCAACGGGAGCGCCTGCGCCTGA